DNA from Puntigrus tetrazona isolate hp1 unplaced genomic scaffold, ASM1883169v1 S000000779, whole genome shotgun sequence:
TTTGCGGTAGATCTGAGCGGCGTTCTGGCACTCTGAATACGGGTACTCGGACGTGGCCATCTCCAGCATGCACATGCCGAAGGCGTAGACGTCCACGGACTCGTCGTAGTGCTCCTCGTACATCTCCGGGGCCATGAACTCCGGCGTGCCTGAGGAGAACATTCAGCGAGgctcagtaaatcagtatattatgatcatgtgacactgaagactggagcaatgatgctgaaaacacagctgcgcttcacagaaataaacgaTACTTTAACACATCTTCACATAGAGAGCCGTTAAATTAAATAGTAGAAATATAACATCATGCTGCTCGTTGCTGTGTCTACACGCAGTCTCCTTCTACTTCTTCGCGTGTGTTAATCATGGAGCGCTGCCTCACCGATCACGCTCTTGGCGAAGGAGGCCCTCTTGAGCGTGGCCAGACCCAGGTCCCCGATCTTGACGCTGCCCGTGGGGCCCGTGATGAAGATGTTGTCACACTTCAGGTCCCGGTGGATGATGGGAGGAGTGCGCGTGTGGAGGAAGTGCAGGCCTTTGAGGATCTGACGACACCAGCTGCGCAACACTTTGGGTTTCATCACCTTGAAGCGCTTCAGATACTTCAGAAAACACACGCACGTTACTTACAcgtaaacctaaaaaaaagaaactggcCTGccctgaaatatatttaaagaagtCTGTCATCAGCAACATCGTCTGAATTCAACACATtgataaagttaaaaaataatatgaaaccTACTTCAACCTTACTACTTCATTATTAACATCGCAATcgttagttaatgcactgtgaactaataTGAACAAACTatgaatgactgtatttttattaacaacgaggaacaaatactgtaataaacgcagtgttcactgttcatTGGTGTTAATTGATACATAACTATGCTAATGAAAAACACCTTACTGGAAAGTGCTACCAATAAAGGTTTTTAGTGTGTTCCTCAAGATATTTTGACCACTGTACCTTTAAATGGTGCTCGTCACCAATCATTAAATGATAAAGTGAAGAGGAAACAACTTGCATTTCAtagtttttgtttcataaacgCCTGAGCTTGATGGTGATTCTCTAAAGGTCACTGGACCAGACCGGACTGGACTCACGTTTTGAGCGTGCCGGACGTCATGAGCTCTGTGACCAGCACGATGCACTTCTTGCCCTTCAGCGGAGACTCCCAGAAGTCATAGAAGCGCACGA
Protein-coding regions in this window:
- the LOC122335466 gene encoding serine/threonine-protein kinase WNK4-like, whose product is MLKGLQHPNIVRFYDFWESPLKGKKCIVLVTELMTSGTLKTYLKRFKVMKPKVLRSWCRQILKGLHFLHTRTPPIIHRDLKCDNIFITGPTGSVKIGDLGLATLKRASFAKSVIGTPEFMAPEMYEEHYDESVDVYAFGMCMLEMATSEYPYSECQNAAQIYRKVTSVSLQSRSVSGSLLDLIFETGCLRLLRVSACSRRANKETQSIRSSVLFP